A region of the Streptomyces durocortorensis genome:
CCGCGACCGCCTTCCGCAGGGCGGCCGCCGCGGGCTACCGCTACTTCGAAACCGATGTGCACACCACGGCGGACGGCCGGCTGGTCGCCTTCCACGACGCGACGCTCGACCGGGTCACCGACGCGCGGGGGCGGATCTCCGCACTGCCCTGGAGCGAGGTACGCCGGGCCCGGGTCGGGGGCAGCGAACCGCTCCCGCTCTTCGAGGAGCTGCTGGAGGAGTTCCCCCAGGCCCGCTGGAACGTGGACCTCAAGGCGGAATCCGCGCTGGAGCCGCTCCTCGGCCTGATCCGCCGGACCGACGCCTGGGACCGGGTCTGCGTCGGCTCGTTCTCGGAGGCCCGGGTGGCCCGCGCGCACCGCCTGGCGGGCCCGCGCCTGGCCACCTCGTACGGGGTGCGCGGCGTCCTGGGGC
Encoded here:
- a CDS encoding glycerophosphodiester phosphodiesterase family protein, coding for MNPSRHPYLDHPAPIAFAHRGGAADGVENTATAFRRAAAAGYRYFETDVHTTADGRLVAFHDATLDRVTDARGRISALPWSEVRRARVGGSEPLPLFEELLEEFPQARWNVDLKAESALEPLLGLIRRTDAWDRVCVGSFSEARVARAHRLAGPRLATSYGVRGVLGLRLRSLGLPAALRAGAVCAQVPERQSGIPVVDARFVRTAHALGLQVHVWTVNEPERMAALLDLGVDGIMTDHIETLRTVLSERGVWS